The genomic window GCTGATAATCTAATGAGACACTCGtctgatttcttgaatttctgaagctcaaactcctccagctcctcctctgatgtcaacaacacaaaggccaaagcagaccactgggcaggtgaaagatcagcagatgagagacttcctttgctaaggtgggtctgaatgtctttcaccagagtttggtcgttcagttcattcagacagtagaacagattgatggatctctctgGAGACAGATCAGCTTCAAATTTCTGCTTGATGTACTGAACTATTTCCTTTTTGATCTGGTCATTTCCATCTTCCTGTGTCAACAGACCCTTTAAGAGTCGCTGATTGGACTGGAGTGACAAACCAAGGAGGAATCGAAGAaaaagatccagatgtccattatcactctctagtgccttgttcactgcagtcttgagcaaatcaatcatagttttacttttgtttttctgttctgtagactcatgaacaaatatactTCTCTTCCTTATGTCTAGAAACAGATGTGCATAAAGAGCTGCAATAAActcttgaatgctcaagtgaacaaagcagtacatggtaccaagaacaattccagtttcctccttaaagatctgggtacacatgcctgaatacactgatgccttatagacgtcaataccacaggcttccagatctgtgtcatagaagatcacattgtttctttccagctgatgaaatgccagtttccccagtgaaaagatggcatctttatcccaggaaacatctggtgtatattctccatcatactttcgtctgctctgctggatctgaaatctgagaaagtgtgtgtacatttgtgtcagagtcttgggagtgtcttcagtatttgactcctgcagtgttttggagacatcatcagcctgattgtttttcacaacattatttcttttctcctctaaaatgttctgaagaacagtggctgaaatccagcagaagactgggatgtggcacatgataaagAGACTCTTTGATTGTTTAACATGATCAATGATTTCTTTGGCCATATTCTCATCCGTGAGTCtttttctgaagtactcctccttttgtgcttcattgaatcctcgtatctctgtcagccggtcgatacagtcaggaggaatcttactggcagctgctggtctggtggtgatccagatgagagcagaaggaagcagatttCCCTTGATGAGGTTTGTCAGGAGAACATCCAGAGAGGCTGGTGAAGATACATCAGACCACGTCTCATTATCCTTAAAGTTTACAGGAAGTCGACATTCATCTAATCCATCAAGAATGAACAGTACTTTTTGGTTCATTCTTGTAAGGTTCCGTTTTTGTGTCTCTGGGAAAAACTGAGTTATAAGGTCCATCAAACTTAGCTCTTCTTTCTCCTTTAAGTTCATCTCTCTGAATGGAAGAGGAAATATGAAGCTGATATCCTGATTTTCTTTTCCTTCGGCCCAATCCAgaacaaacttttgcacagagactgaTTTTCCGATGCCAGCAACTCCTTTTGTCAGTACAGTTCTGATCTGCTTGTCTTGTTCAGGCGCTTCAAACAAATTTCTGCACTCAACCTGTGTTTCTTGTGATTCATGATGTCTGGAAGCAACTTCAATCTGTCTTACCTCATGTTCAGTATTGACCTGTTCACTACAACCCTGAGTGATATAGAGATCTGTGTAGATGTTATTCAGAAGAGTAGAGTCACCTTGCTTTGCAATTCCTTCAAACACACACTGATATTTATTCTTTAAGCAACATTTTAGCTGATGAATGAAGACCAGCTTatctgaacagaaaaaaaaaagaatatttgaaTCTTATTTTCTCTGCTACATTTATAAGTGACAGTCTGACAAATGATCATGAGTATTTTACTTTCTAGAGTATCAGCAGCTTCATCTTGCTCCATCTCTCTCAGGAAGTAGAGCGTGAGATCAAGAGCTGCTTCTTTGATACTGCATCTGTTCTCATTAAAATCATTCACAAAATTTTGCAAGTCGTCTTCttgtaatattttcttaaactTGCCCAgttctttcttcagaaatgtgATTATTTTGCTTTCAAGATCCTacaaagcaagaaaaaaaaaaatcttcatccaCATTTGGTAAAAACtactatatttatttaattaacaatGTATGTAAAAAATTAATTGGAGACAAAAGTTAATAAGCTTtcagtattaataatacattcttATTTTGTGGGttcttaaaaagaaaagaaaaaaacaatagttaAGAAGAATTAGAAATAATATTTCTCGCTCTTATTCAATAACATATttgtttgtcattattattaattaattatgaaaatgtgttttattacCTGGAAGATCTGCAGGAAACTGTTCATAAAGTCCTTGTGGTTCCTGTTAGTCTGGAAATCTGGATCTAAGGTTTCATTCTGAAGCCTGCTGCTGAACaacataaatacaataaaaaaattaaaatatgactCAAATCTATTGGAAAACAATAGTTTGATAAATTTATGAACTAAAGTGTTATGATAATTACACACTGATACACTTTCTGACAGTCTATGTGTAAAGAAATATAAACACATCAAATACCCTTTGGTTTGTGATGCTGTTTCTCCACTGAAGTTTGGTATTTCACCATCCTTTGACcagtcactcttcacagacacagagctggacaCATGTGAGCCTGATCTTACACTAATGACACAGAGAGAAAAGAAACTTTACTACAGGAGGTTCATTTGTGTTTTATATTGGCACTCATTCTCTCTAGTTCTTCACAGAAACACTTGCAGAGTTTGAAAGATAGCAGTCATTCTTGTTTACAGACTTATTTTTAAACAacttaaaaaacaatttctgaTCTAATTGAagagaacattttctttttttgacaaaaatagaGATCAGAAATGTCAGCGCTACACAGTTCTGTTAGCATACTTCAATTAAAGGGACCACTATTTTCAAAGTTCaacactttgttttttttttggatgaaacaATAACAGTAACAATGTCATCAAAATAATTAGCACATCCATTTGAACCCCAGTCAAAGTCTGAGCTGAACATTTCACAGTGGTGAGCTTTTATTTTGCAACTCTCTTACCTTTTGTATAGAAGCCCATTTTCCTAGAAAATATGAGTAAGTAAATCATAGAGACAGAAAATTCACTGTATAACAGGAATGACCCACATACACTTCTAATGTGGTCCTCCCATTATATCAGAGGGAACAAAAACCAACTAATCAAAATCCAATTCATCATACTTCAAGACCACTTAAACCATCGTCAtctaaaacaaaccacagtgatttACAGTCAAGCAGGTTCTTCTTCATTTGGGACACTACTTTACTTTACCATGTCTTGAAGATCTACAAGCAAGAGTTCCTCTTTAATGAACAGGGGAATGTTggacaaaaaaaactttttttttttttttgctggttgAAGCAGCATCTTTACCGGAGTGAAGGCATCCTGTATAACAATGGAATTCTGTACAAGACTGTTTACTTTTTCAAACACAAAGAACAATCATACGCTGTTAATTCTGTTAAAGACAAAGTTCTATTGAATTTCACATTTAAGTAAAACTAGATCTCTTATTGCAATATTCTCTGTAGGGATGCTCGTTtcagttaattttcctgaccgacaactgCTGCTCGTTATCTAAACATTAACctttaactgataaaattagaatactacatttgtttaaaataaaaatagaatgcatgaGTATCTgtgattatacataaaaaatacaagcaaacattttattttaacgtgcaaacagcagcatacagagcaacaactaTAACGTAATTCGTATACTAGTCTATTCAAATTATCACACATCAgctgcgcttctgagaacagagaaaatcagaatgaaatttaaaaaaaataataatataaatagtcCTACACtgaatatgtataaattaaataactacctaactaaaatgacaaaactaaaacacagtGAATCTTTTTAATGCGCTTTGAAGAATGGTATCAGTCTTATTCTTCTGATCGGACATAAACATATATAGCAGGTCAGACTATACCTCAGTGTACCTAGTTTTAACATGTGCACATGCTGTACAGATAAACTGGGACtcttaactgatagtaataatcggttaaattcttactgtcagttaacggTTAAACAGTCAATATGAGCATCACTAATTCTCTGTCTTATAAAGGATAGAACTGATGATGCAAAGAACAGGACAAAAACAGTATCACAGCATTTCTTCAGTCTAATTTGAAGTGGTGTAATGCTGTAAATGTTAATTCAGTAGATGGAAGGACCTATTCATGTTTCAATCTTTGTTGTGCTTGCGTAATTGTATTACTGGAAAGAAGCTCCAGACCGACTTCAATAAAAAGGAAAGCAGATATTATGATCTgcgatttattgtttatttagttaatttctaTCACAAATATCTCAGTGGAGAAATCAGCTACAGTAGTGCCATACAATACAAAACACATGAAATACCTTTCAGTAGCTGATGGTGTTTCCTCACTGAACTCTGGTGGTTGATCGTGTGAGcagtcactcttcacagacacagagctggacaCATGAGAGCCT from Garra rufa chromosome 7, GarRuf1.0, whole genome shotgun sequence includes these protein-coding regions:
- the LOC141338838 gene encoding NLR family CARD domain-containing protein 3-like, with protein sequence MSEERGKDSPSEMSLSHKQSVRSGSHVSSSVSVKSDCSHDQPPEFSEETPSATESVRSGSHVSSSVSVKSDWSKDGEIPNFSGETASQTKGLQNETLDPDFQTNRNHKDFMNSFLQIFQDLESKIITFLKKELGKFKKILQEDDLQNFVNDFNENRCSIKEAALDLTLYFLREMEQDEAADTLENKLVFIHQLKCCLKNKYQCVFEGIAKQGDSTLLNNIYTDLYITQGCSEQVNTEHEVRQIEVASRHHESQETQVECRNLFEAPEQDKQIRTVLTKGVAGIGKSVSVQKFVLDWAEGKENQDISFIFPLPFREMNLKEKEELSLMDLITQFFPETQKRNLTRMNQKVLFILDGLDECRLPVNFKDNETWSDVSSPASLDVLLTNLIKGNLLPSALIWITTRPAAASKIPPDCIDRLTEIRGFNEAQKEEYFRKRLTDENMAKEIIDHVKQSKSLFIMCHIPVFCWISATVLQNILEEKRNNVVKNNQADDVSKTLQESNTEDTPKTLTQMYTHFLRFQIQQSRRKYDGEYTPDVSWDKDAIFSLGKLAFHQLERNNVIFYDTDLEACGIDVYKASVYSGMCTQIFKEETGIVLGTMYCFVHLSIQEFIAALYAHLFLDIRKRSIFVHESTEQKNKSKTMIDLLKTAVNKALESDNGHLDLFLRFLLGLSLQSNQRLLKGLLTQEDGNDQIKKEIVQYIKQKFEADLSPERSINLFYCLNELNDQTLVKDIQTHLSKGSLSSADLSPAQWSALAFVLLTSEEELEEFELQKFKKSDECLIRLSAVIKTSKRALLNDCGLTDKSCSALATVLGSDTSLKELNMSNNNLQDSGVKLLCTGLENMKCHLEILNLCGCSIREKQCLILTSALKSNPSHLRELNLSGNQITNTGVNDLCDVLKDSHCKLERLRLRCCKMTDEGCSAVSSALKSNPSHLRELDLSGNKLGDSGVKNLSDLLMNPQFKLEKLELVQGPNLGPKEGREFFRITRARVYRLGEEGVGHRPGKRVSLQISRTS